The following nucleotide sequence is from Fusarium graminearum PH-1 chromosome 1, whole genome shotgun sequence.
TACAGCATCCAGAACTTCAAGGTTGGGCACCCCTGGATCTCGCTCTGACTCGGTACACTTTCTCGACCTTGAAACGATTCTTCCCCGAATACGACCTCGAATGGCTCTCTTCCGAGATGGACGTTTCCCTTCCCAAGGAGTTGGACTTCCAAGAGGAGGCTGACAATGCCCGTCGTATGAAGGAACACTTTGCAAAGATACCACAGTTGCCACTAATTATCCCTGAGGTCATCTGGGCCAAACAGAGGATTATCGTTATGGCCTGTGAAGCTGGAAGTCggcttgatgatcttgagtACATGGACAAAAACGGAATCGATCGTGACGAAGTCTCGGCCACCTTGTCCCGCATATTCAACGAGATGATTTTCGGCGATGGCGCACCGTTACACTGCGACCCTCACGGTGGCAACATCGCGATCCGCAAGAACACCAGTCGTCGAGGTCTCGGCCGCGGGCCAAACTTTGATGTCATACTGTATGACCATGGTCTGTATCGTGACATCGAACTTCCCATGCGTCGATCGTACGCCAAGATGTGGCTCGCGGTTATTGATGGTGACATGGACCGCATGAAGAAGTATGCCCACGAAGTTGCTGGTatcgaggacaaggactTTCCACTTTTCGCCTCGGCAATCACTGGTCGGGACTACAGCATCGTTAGCAAGTCTGGGTCTATTCTTGAGAATCGAACAGCCGACGAGCAAAAGACCATGAGTGGTGCTCTACAGGAGGGACTGATCGTCGATCTCGTTCAACTCCTCAGCCGTGTCCCCCGAATCATCCTTTTGATCCTCAAGACGAACGACCTGACCCGCAGCCTGGACGAGAACCTCCAGACTCGCCAGGGCCCCATTCGCTCCTTCATGATTCTGGCACGGTACTGCACAAAAACTGTTTTTCATGAGAAGCTCGAAGAGATCAGCCAAAACGGATCGCTCTTGTGGCCTCTCAACGCTGTACGACTGATCGCTGCATGGGTCGGGTTCATGCGCGTAGAGATCAAACTGGAGGCTTTCGAGTTGTGGCTTTTTACAAAGAGAATGCTGGGCATGGGTAACGGAGAGTTCTCGGGGGCGGCGTTCCAAAAGTGATAATAATGAGTTAGAAGACATATTGATATAGAGCGTACATAATCTGCTAGCCTGGGCAATTGAAGATCAATAGAGGTAGAGTTTTCATATCTGGCCCAACGCTTCTCTCTTGCGGGTTCCCACTAGTCTTTCGTAAAGCAGCAACGTGAATGGGAAGTAACTTGGCCAAGACACGGCTGCAAAATGCTATTGTGCGCGATCTACAGAGATGGGCAAACTATTCACGGTATCTCTCAGAGCGTGCTCGAAGACATGATCCGCAGTAATGCTGGGTCCAAGCAGGTCGTTCATTACATAAAGAAATGACTTTGATAAATGAATCAAGGTACAATGTCTATCTATGCCATagcttcttccatgttgTTGTCCAAACCATACGCCATGCCGGGATATTTGATCCTTGGGATATTCCATTCACATAAACCTGAACTCCATACGATACCAGCTTACTCAAACGATCCCTTACCCAACAAACCACCCACgactccaagtcttcttTCAGCTCCCTTGacctttctctcttctctccttcgCTCATTTTGTTCGAGCTTCGCTAGTCTCTCACTATCTCGCGCAAAGGCCTGCACGCCACTCTTCTTGCTAGCTCCCTTCTTAATCTTGGCCTCTCCTCCGAACCCGctggctggtgttgagggaCCAGGACTTGAGGTGGAGGCTGTGCCAGAGGCATATGAGTTGGTTGTCGCACGACGTAGGAGCGCCGGCACcttgaaggaggagctcGATGCTGTTGCAAAGGCAAGACGactggtgctgatgttggaaGAGTTATTACGCTTTAGGCTGATGCGATCAACAACTACAACGCGGCCCCGGCGAGAGTTGGATCCATCGTTTTCCTTATCACCGCGAGCTTGTccatgagcttcttcttcgccctCGCTGTCTGATCCGGCTTCCGTGGCAGGAATGATAGAGCCGTGGGGATCATCTAGCAAGCTAGATAAAGTCTCGCGCACTTCGCCGATGTTGGAaggcttcttgccatccttggtTCTACGCAGATGAGCAGGTGTCCGATCATCTGCAGGGCCAAGAACCCTGTGAGGTTGGCTATCGGGAACAGTTTGTGTCTTACTGCCTTCCCCATCCTGGAACTGGGACTGCGAGGACTCGTTGATCTCTTCAGGTGCATCCAAGAAGTCCATTTCATCGTCACTACCTCGGTCCTCGATGGTTTTGAGGAAAGCCTGGTTGCCCGGGTTTTCAGCAATCTTCTTGACCCGTTCATCAGCGAACAAAGCCTGCTGCAACTTGGCGAATTGTCGACGCTTCATCTTTCGACGAGcttcgccatcatcgtctgagtcgtcaagatcatatCCAGCGCCGCGCTTGCGACGAAGCGTACCAGTTGTGATATCCTTAAAAAGCTTATCGACCTGCTTTGCATCCTCGGCACGTTCTCGATCACTGCAAAATGTTAGGGTTATGCCAACAGTGACAGTTAGGTACAACTTACGCATAGAAAGCAGCGagcttggctttgtcgaTGTTATTGCCGTCAGCGTCGTCGATAATTTCTTTAAGCGAGGCAACAGATTCGTTGTCACTGTCCTCGCCGTCTGCGCCTCCCAGACCAGCGTACTCATCCTCGGATTCCTCGGCCTGGTCCTGAAccatctccttggccttgcttTTCTTGTGATCAAACTCTGCTTGAGCCCATTTCTTCTGTTCTTGCTTAGCCCCCTCCTTCAACATGTTTAAGGCAGTGCCAGGCTTCTCTGCGGCTGTTGGCTCAGGGGTCTCCTCGATACGCTCAGACGTATCCATTTTGCGACGAAGGCGGCCACGACGGACTAACGGCGAAGCTTGCATTGGTTCCTCTTGGTCGACTGCCATTGTCTCCACGGTGGAAACTGGCGCCTCGATAAATCTGTTTTTCAAGggtgtttggtgttgaagaccCTCATCCTGAGTGAAGTCGATCATATCGGAGATCTGTGTGCTCTCCTCCCGCAGCAAGCTATCAAGACTTCGCATCTGAGACTGAGAAAAGTTGAGATGAACGCCTTGGGTTGTCTTTTGGGTGTCGTCCTTCTGACTGTCCATGACCATGTCTTCCATGGGCTCGTCCATGGTCGCAGAAAAGTTGGAGTCGGGAAAGTGGTCAAAGTCAGGCATCATGGACTGGGTTGGACCGTTCTCCACCTCTACCTGGCTGTCGTCCATGGTACCAGCAAAAATCTGAGTAAGCCCAAGGCCAGCCGCTCCCTGTACAGGAAGACCAGGGATAAAGTTCTTTTTAGCTGAACGGAGTACGGATCTAGGCGCCGTAGGAGATTGAGTGTTTGGAACCATGGGGGAGGTGTGTAGGGTGGTTTGTGGCTTCGATTTGGGTGTCATCTCAACCGagttctcttcttcttcgtcatcagaaAGAACGATAGGCTTGCGGATTCGTCGCTTGCTCGCCACTGGAAGTTCGTCGGCGTCGTCATGAACATCTTGACTAGCGACAGGAGCTgcatcgtcctcctcctcatcagcaGAAGCCTCAGACTCTCCGTCTTCAGCCTCTCCTTCAACCATGGGGTTATCGTCTGcttcgtcatcctcgtcttctgaCCCAGATAATTCGATTGCCGATGCTTCGCCGTCAGCTTCGTCAGCAGAAGCCTGGtactcttcgtcgtcgctgtcatccCACGCCAGAGGATCGACTTCGCCAttcactttcttctccttcttggcagcatccCGTTCTTCCTGCATGATCCTCTGGGCCTCCTCCATATGCTTGGCAACGATGTCGTCGACCTGCTGCATCTCACGCTCGCGCTCTTCGGCAGTCTGGATAACTACACCTTGGGCTTTGAGCATATCCAGTCTGCGGTCACGCTCCACCTTGGCCTGCTGTCGCGCCTTTTGCTGAAGGTACATCTGCAGCTCGCCCGGCGTCATGACATGGTTTTCATTTTTTCGTCTAGTCTCCTTACCTGGAGATTTGACTTGTGCAAGGGCGCGCAGGGTCTGAATTGAGCTGTGTTCTTGGGCTTTCTTTGTAGGTGCCATGTCGAACACAGCTCGGATTTTATCTTTTGTGGTTGTCGTAATTTCCAATTCGTCATCCGAATCAACCATGGTCACGTTGGCTTTAACAGGTGGGAATTTGACTCGAAATTGTCGTTTGGGCTTTTGGATTGGCTGCTCATGTTCGGTCGTTGTCTCGATAGCTTttcccttgtccttgtccagCCTGGGTTTCGTCGTCTTGGCGAGTTCATCAATGGTTAGCAAATCGAGGTCGTCGTCTTGAGCAACAGGTTCGGTGGCATCGGCAGTTTCCTTCGACACAGGGGGGGAACTTGGTGGTGTGTCCACGTCCCGCATTTCAACGTCGCTGTGAGGTGTTGGTCCCCTGCTCGAGCTGGCAACCTTAGGGCCTATTTCACCTGCTGGTCTGAAGTTGAATCGCTCAAACAAGCTACTTTTTGAgatcttctttctcgtctTCGCCTGATGCTTCAACTGCATGTTTCTTGCCATTCTCTGAGTTTCTCGGTTCATTTCCTCAATGGctttcttgcttgctttcCGAGCACTGGGCCGCCCGGTTTGTGTCAGGCGATGTCCACCTTCATCGTCAGTTATGCCGgagtcttcatcatccgaTGCCATCCGCTCAATCTCTTGAGCGAGTTTCTCTTGCTTCGCACGCTTGTCTGCACGCTCCGCCTCTTTGGCTGATTCTTCGGCGCTTTTCTTTTGCCGTTGGCGCTCAAGCAGTGCTGCCATCCTATCGGATTTGATTGCGGGTAAGTCCTCGTCAGAATCCGAGTTATTTtgtgttgactttgatggTGAAGGGCGAACAGGGGATTGCTCCACGAAGAGTCCTCGCCCGGGGCTTTCTGAAGTGTTTCTGgccgttggtgatgaaaAAGTCTTACGGGTTATTCTTCGGCGTGCCACAGGAGTGTCGTCTTCTGACAAAACATCAGGCATGTCGACATTGTGTTCTTCTCCCGCTTGTGTgacctctttctcttcttgctcGAACCTCTGCTTTACACGATCTCGAGCGGTGGTGTTCTGGTTGGGACTGTCATCTGCTAGCCGCGCTGGTTGTGTAGTACCTTGCATTCTGGCAGCAAGCTTTCCTCGGGGTCTAGGCATCTCCTCCTCCGACTCATCGGACGCGTCTTCATGATGTGTGGATTGTTGTGGTAGGTTGAGGAGTTTTATTGACGCGTTGTTTGTAGTTCtttccgatgatgatgatgattcttcttcatcgctgCTCCCACAAGCCGCGAGTTGAGCTTGcattcttgatcttggtgagAGTTGTTCGGTAGATCCGCCCGATGATACGGGGGTAGAGGCTCGAGAGGGAGTAGCCATtacaaagacaatggcgCTGTATTAATCATGTGCTGTAACAAATCGAGGGAATATAAATTAACAGCAAGTTTATTGACGCTTCGAAGACCAAACCTTGAAGTGAAAGTATGTTAATGTGGAAATGCACTGGACTGTGGTGAAAAAGACATGTCCAAGGTGACTCGCAACTAGGTAGTAGTGGGGAGTTTCAATTACGCGACGCGTGGGCCATTGTAGGTGTTGGTACGGAGAAACGCGTCACAACGCATCAATTCCGCGTAAAGTTGCTGCCCACCACATGAGATTCAATTAAACACCCCTGTAGTGACGATCTTGATGGGGCAACTAGACTATAAACTTTACTTGAGGATATCGCGATTTTTGAAGTCTAATATTGACTTTTTCCCGCTTTGCAGCTTTGAATCATGAAGGGTAGGGCTCAGAGAGCAGCTTTATTCTCATATAACGCTCTTGTTCGGTGGTTAGTATGACTTTGAAGACAATATTGCCTTTGGCTGCCTTGCATCTAGAGTCACAGAAAGTAAGgcacaaaagcaaccttattcCCACACAATACATGgttgctcagcagcccacttcttcttccttcccaTAAACTTTATATCATTGGATTGTCAATCAACTCAAAGCAAAGATATCACCATCACACATCATTATAAACTGATATCGAGGGAAACGGCACATTCAATTCGATAAGCCATGAGTGTGAAGCTATTTCGTCCCTCCTCTACTTTTCATGATTTTATAGTTTTCGTAGTAATTTGTGCATCCGGTAAAGACTGTCCATAgtatcctcctccttcaaAGCAAACCCGTACATATCAGCAACATTGAGAACTGACATCAGCGCCTAAAAAAGCTTGTGTTCAAGAGTCATGTCGGACTCAGGCTCAAGACCAACGCAAGCACGGAAGATGTTGGTCAGGGCGGCGCGCTGCTTGGCAAGAGCGTTGACAACAGGAGTGCCAGGGGGGGTCAGGGGAGCCTTGAGCATGTAGCTGAGGACACTCAGGACACTGTGGAAGCTCTTGTACTCGGTGGTAGCAGTGCCGTCGGAGGACACGGCCTTCCACTGGATACGAGACATCATCTCGGCAATGATGACCAAATCGATGATCAGGGGAGAAGCGAGGAGAGAGTCCTCACAGATGTTGAAGAGCCTGGATATTGTTAGCCGCTGTTCTTAGTTTCAGGAGTATGAGTATGGTAGCGACTTACGAAATGGTCTGGTGGCCACCCATGAAAATCTCGGCGTAGTACTCATCAAGAGCACGCTTGTTGTCTGCGACGGCAGGCATGTACTTGATTACAACGCAGTGGTCGGGATGCTCGCCCTTCTTGTAAAGGACGTGGTTGGCCTCGACCATGTCATCAACGAcgttggacttggagatctcCTTGGAGCGGAACTGCTTCTGGGAGCTCAGGTTCTTGCCGTCGTTGTTGCCAAGATGGTTGTAGCTGGCAATGGAGGTCAACTTGATACcggcgttgatgaggaagtCAACAAGGGCGGACTTCATCTTGGTTTGGCCAGACTTGAAGTCATCGCCACCAATGAAGGCGTTGtgcttctcagcaagctcaatGGCACCAGGGACGAAGGTGTTCTGGGGAGAGCCGTTGATAAAAGGGGCCTGTTCGAGGATACAAGCAACGGCAAAGACGGTAGAAGGAGAAACCTCCTCATGTCCCTGCTCGATagccttgagaaggttgTCAGCAGTGTCGTTGATACCCTCAATCAAGTCGGCATATCGCTCAGTGTTGGCAGTccacatgatgatgaccttgtcaaggctgtTCTTGGCTTTAAAGTCACGAATATCCTGGCGGATCTTCTCGACATGCTCCCAGCAGGCCTTGGTTCCCTCGAGGACGTTGTCGGCACGGTCCTCCTGGTTGGCAGCAATGAAGTCAGGGTAGTAGATGGAGGGAAGGGGAACCATTTCcgccatctccttcttgacctgggcCTTGAGAGTAGGCTCAAGAACCTGAGCACGGTCCATGGCCTGAGCCAGGTTCATCTTGCTGATGTCCCAACCGCCAATGACCAAGTCATTGGGATGAACCATGGGAAGGATGTTGTGGAAGGGAATGTTGACCTCCTGGTGAGTCTTGGCGTCATGGCCGAGCTTGAGGGTTGAGCCCATGACAACGGAGCCGTAGTAGTTGGACTCGCGAGGACCTTCCTTGGTGTCCCAGGCGAGCTGACGGCGGTTGGCGAGGATACCAGCGGTAACGGTGGTGCCGTTGTTGCCTCCAAGTCCGACCAACATCATACCGACCTTGGGAACCTTGCGGTCGACCTTGAAGTCGTAGAGAGTCTCGTTAGGAGTAGCAACATACTTGCCGCTggcatcaacttcaacctttGTGGTGCGGTAGGTGTATCGTGAGCGAATCTCCGCATCCGTGTAGGTGACGTTGGGTGAGTTGACGGTAAAGAGGTCCTGGGTAGCGGAGGAGCCTCGGCCGTTGTATACCGACCCGTTTGAGGAGCCCGTGCCGACTTCCGCGTGAGGAGCCATAGTGTTTGAATTGGCTTTAGCGTGGAAGTTTGCGGTTTAATTGAGATTGGAcgggtttcttttttgtgATTAGACCTTTACTGTTCAAAGGTCGAGTCCGCTGAGCCTCCAGAAGCGGCTGAGCAGCGGGCTCCTGCAAACGGGTGATGCGTCCTGGGAGGGGTTAGAATTTTGTTTACACAGCAAGTTTAGGTTTGGGTTTATCTGGATCAACATACGAGTTAAGGAGATTGGAAAACGTCTTGACGACTGTAGTGACCAAAGGTCTATGCCTTGGTCGTTATAATAAGATTGATAGAGTTATGGAGGGGTGTTGCGGTTTTGGCGGGGTAGCGGGGCAGACAGATGTCGAAGTGAAAGAGGTTTGgttaaaaagaagaagagaggttTTGAAATTGGTTATTTCTTTAGCTGATTGTAAGTTGGCGAAGATTGTGGGTGAAgcagaagagagagaagaaggggagTTGCTTCGGGGCTGGGGAGGGTTCAAATATGGAAGAGTcgtcctgtcctgtcctgtcctgtcctgtccaGCTCGGGTAAGAGACGTACCTCAGTGTACCTGGCCTTTCGGTAGGTCCCCGAGCCTGGGTTCAGGTACCT
It contains:
- a CDS encoding inositol-3-phosphate synthase isozyme 2 gives rise to the protein MAPHAEVGTGSSNGSVYNGRGSSATQDLFTVNSPNVTYTDAEIRSRYTYRTTKVEVDASGKYVATPNETLYDFKVDRKVPKVGMMLVGLGGNNGTTVTAGILANRRQLAWDTKEGPRESNYYGSVVMGSTLKLGHDAKTHQEVNIPFHNILPMVHPNDLVIGGWDISKMNLAQAMDRAQVLEPTLKAQVKKEMAEMVPLPSIYYPDFIAANQEDRADNVLEGTKACWEHVEKIRQDIRDFKAKNSLDKVIIMWTANTERYADLIEGINDTADNLLKAIEQGHEEVSPSTVFAVACILEQAPFINGSPQNTFVPGAIELAEKHNAFIGGDDFKSGQTKMKSALVDFLINAGIKLTSIASYNHLGNNDGKNLSSQKQFRSKEISKSNVVDDMVEANHVLYKKGEHPDHCVVIKYMPAVADNKRALDEYYAEIFMGGHQTISLFNICEDSLLASPLIIDLVIIAEMMSRIQWKAVSSDGTATTEYKSFHSVLSVLSYMLKAPLTPPGTPVVNALAKQRAALTNIFRACVGLEPESDMTLEHKLF